In Candidatus Hydrogenedentota bacterium, a single genomic region encodes these proteins:
- a CDS encoding macro domain-containing protein codes for MIEFTSGDILKDDAEAIVNTVNCVGIMGRGIALQFKNAWPENFKAYEAACKREEVQPGRMFVYEVGQLTTP; via the coding sequence ATGATCGAATTTACCAGCGGCGACATTCTCAAGGACGATGCGGAAGCCATCGTCAACACCGTGAACTGCGTCGGCATCATGGGCCGAGGCATCGCGCTGCAGTTCAAGAACGCCTGGCCGGAAAACTTCAAGGCCTACGAGGCAGCCTGCAAGCGCGAAGAGGTGCAACCGGGCCGCATGTTCGTGTATGAGGTAGGCCAGCTGACCACGCCGC